Part of the Chanos chanos chromosome 5, fChaCha1.1, whole genome shotgun sequence genome, TGATCGCAAAAGGTCACATCTGTTGTAAAAACTGAACAAGGCTGCGTATGGCCAAAATTCAGCTGAAAGTAAAATCACAGCTCTCATCCGTCAGTCATCAGTCATTCAGGTGTGGAGGAGGCGTGGCTGACTCAGGTAACAGGATTTTGTGAGAGGTTGTCGCGCGGGTGCTTCTCCCTGCGCTATATAAATAAAGGAGCATTTTCCACCAAGTCTCGCAGAGCAAAGGAGTCTAACAGATATCTAAACACATCGCTCCATTACTTCCTCTACAGTCTATGTAAGTATACATTCAATGtgttagagaaaaagaaacggTTATGCAAACGATTACGCTTAAGTACACAGTTCGGaaataaatgaagaacaaaCAACTTGTTTTCAGTGCTTGAGTGTCAGAAATACAGATTTAGACATGGTGGTATTCGAAATGAATGTTAAGTTTTAAAATTTAAGATTCCTCTAAGATGAATTTACAATCAATATGCGTAAGCAGTAAAGTGACGAAGTTAAAATAGCTGTTGGTTTAtccttagctttttttttttttaaatcgaaaTTAGCTACCTGCAGGAAAGAAgtgaatttgcatatttatgCAAACAGGGAATCATATTTTGTATATTCAGTGCTTTAAACTATATTTGTAAATGGAATAAATAAGGAATCAGGAGAGATTGAGTTGCGCAATGTTAATTTAATGCGTAACACAATGTATTAAAAGATTGTGCTGAATGTGTAATGCAACTACCATGGGTCATACACCCACAGTTATTTGAGCAATTTTGCTTTTGTCACTTTACAGTTTTTTGAATCAGTAATGCTAACTTAACATTAAAGTGTTGCAGTGCTGTTGACAGCCGTAAGAGGAACAAGTATTCTAGTGGATTTCTGGAAGAGGCAGTCTTAGGGCTTTACGAGGCATCTGCGCAAAGGTTACTGATAAAGGGATTAGTTATAAGCATGGGAAATGCATTCTCTTCTGATTAAACTTTATCGTTCCTtgttctcaaaaaaaacccacacttcCTGCTGTGTTCTTGCAGGTGGACACAGAAACACTAAGCCATGCGGTTTAGCTTGATCATCTTTGTTGTGCTCCTGGCTATCCTTTCCCTCACGCTGGCTCAAGGTAAgatacccccccacacacacacacacgcgcgcacacaccttCCCCTCCGGGGCGTCATCCAGTGCATTCATACAATTCTAGGCAGATACAAATTTGATCCAGGCCATATTTTACAATCAAAAAGTAATTACCGGCAGGTGCGAGGGCATATGGACCTTTGCCTTATATTGCCTTAGCATTGGAATTAAGTAATCATGGTTATGGatattgtgttgttttcatgCGATAAGATTAAGTCCAAACCCTTGAGTGAACACATGACTCTGTATAGTTCGGTTTGTACAGTGTTTAATCATCACCAGTTTTGGGAACTGTTCTTATGTCTTGCATATGAGACATATTCAGTGATttactttgttcattttaaagaatCATTGCTGCAACAACAATTATGCAGCTGCAGAGATCACTGAGGTTACTGGCATAAAGTTTAAAGCGAAATCTGTGTTCCACAGCATGgctgatttattgatttatttactttgtcaTTCAAGACTGTAACAGGGTTGGAACTAAGTTTGCTATTTCTTTTCTACCTAAAGTTTCCTATGAAGACTGCTGCCTGAGGTATGTGTCAGGTGTTAAGAAGTCCACCAAGAAAATGGTAACCAGCTACAGAAGACAGGAAATGGATGGAGGCTGTAACATTCCTGCCATAGTGTGAGTTCAATGGGTCAAGCAGCTATCTTATCTACCCATCCCTCCCATACCCCATCTCCAAATCACCCTcacaaacatccacacaaacactcacgcatatgtacagatacacatacacatacatatacatgcagtTGACAAAAACGATGCTGGGTGTGTGAGTGGTTTATATGGGACTACAGAAAGTGTGACCCACATGTCCTGCTGATGTATGATGAATTCATCGCTGTACTGTTTCCTCATTAGGTTCAAACTGAAGCGAGGCCGACAGTTCTGCGCTGACCCCAGACAAAAATGGGTGGTGGAACTGATGTACAAAGTTAACAGGAAGGGAGACAGGACAGATAAGAGAAAGGTAATCACACGACAGTAAAACTTGatacagataaaaagaaaaaaaaagaaaaaaaaagaaaaaaaaaacgacgcTGGGCCCATTTAAACAGAACCTTATTATCTGTGGGTTATTTAAACCAAGCCTCATGCACAGTAGTAGAGATAATGTAGTTGTAGTCTGTCTGGCCAAACcatttacattttccttttttttttgcagtattcAGGAGGCACAAGGAGATTGGGAAAATGAGTGACTCTGGGTGACTGATGTTTCGTCCACTCATTTCCTTTCTTTGAGTGGTGTTCCTTTTTATCAATGCCCTTAAGCTTTGGATGCTGTTTGGCCACCATACATTTTCATCAAGGCGAAAAGGTCTTCGCTTTTTCTAGCGACATTTCCAGCTGATGCGTTCACGCTGCTGTAAAAGCTCAATCCATTGCAAGACACTCTCATATTGTTTTCACCCGTGGCTGTTTGCGGATACAGAGGCCGCTTGAGTTTAAGTGCGTGAGACAAAACTGTCCATCAGcacatttttattgttgctACATCTCTCACTACAACCATTAAATCGGTCATATGATAACACTACGACTTAAAAACAAAGACGGGGCGGTTATGGATTCAAGCCGAATATTCATTGTAGATCCTTATGAACTCTCAATAGCGAGGTCTCCAGGTGCACCATAACAAGAATGGTGTTTCTTGGACAAATTTAACAGGAAACAGGCTATGATGAGTTTAATTTAACTATGCTTTTCTGTGAAGAATAATAAGCTTTAGAAtgctgcttttatttttttactatCACTTATGATTAATctagaaaaaaatatgaactcAAATAAGGAAATGACACATTTGGTTAATGTTTCACTATTATGTACTTTTGCTGTTTCACTTTGTACTGACACTATTGTGTACATAATGTTTTTTGTACTGTATATTTTCTCCCACCCATACAATAAACCCAATAAAACGATTAATCACCTTAAACACTGAATGCATTGcaatgtttgcttttgtttgatcAAGtgataattcttttttttttctggatatTCTGTTAGTATATGTGTTACAGTGATTTAAAAACCTGCTGTTTGTGTCAGGGTTTACAGAGTGTAAGAGCTTCATTTGAAATGGGGTGTACATAACTCATATTTTAAGCAGACCAACATCCTTTGAGAAAAACCCGAACAAATGTACCTGATATTGGCATATAGTTGGCACTGTGCAAACAAAGTGGTCCTTAACCTTATGTCTGAAATATCCTGAAAATATAATCACACAGCAAAGTATAATCACGCAGCAAATTCTTTTCACGTCTAAGGTTATCATATAGGTCATTTTGCAGCCTGTATTGTAAAATTGCAATCACATTTATGACCATTAGAGATTGCAGCCTTCACTTCAATTGATATGATTAGGTGTGGCAATATAGCCTTTGTACTTTCATTTCTTACAGTGAAACTGTTTATTGGCCACTGATGTTTAACAATACTCTTT contains:
- the ccl25a gene encoding C-C motif chemokine 21, with product MRFSLIIFVVLLAILSLTLAQVSYEDCCLRYVSGVKKSTKKMVTSYRRQEMDGGCNIPAIVFKLKRGRQFCADPRQKWVVELMYKVNRKGDRTDKRKVITRQ